In Alkalihalobacterium alkalinitrilicum, a genomic segment contains:
- a CDS encoding 2,3-butanediol dehydrogenase, with the protein MKAVKWYGKQDIRIEEIEEPILRPGQVKVKVEWCGICGSDLHAYQHGVGVQENKLHPLTGQKAPLILGHEFSGTIIEVENCNRNVKVGDRVAIEPLLFCRNCRYCHQGKYNLCDSYGFLGLHGNGGFADFVVVSEEMIHKLPDNVSLEEGALIEPTAVVLQAVKESSIKLGDLIAIFGVGPIGLLTVIAAKAAGASTIIAIDISEERLELAKGMGADFVINASEENVVKTILSTYGRVDVVYEASGVQESFFNAITVLKKGGEMMVVSLSAEPIQVNMLQFLTKEINLKGSLAYRHIFPHVIALISSGQLDVKKIITKKIPIEAIVEDGFNQLLSDKSQAKILVKMN; encoded by the coding sequence ATGAAAGCAGTGAAATGGTATGGAAAACAAGATATAAGAATAGAAGAAATTGAGGAACCAATCCTTCGACCTGGCCAGGTAAAGGTAAAAGTGGAGTGGTGCGGTATTTGTGGAAGTGACTTGCACGCATATCAACACGGGGTTGGAGTTCAAGAGAATAAATTGCATCCACTGACTGGACAAAAGGCACCTCTCATTCTTGGTCATGAGTTCTCTGGTACGATTATCGAGGTCGAAAACTGTAACCGAAATGTTAAAGTTGGAGACCGAGTAGCCATTGAACCATTGTTATTCTGTCGTAACTGTCGTTATTGTCATCAAGGGAAATATAATTTATGTGATAGTTATGGATTTCTTGGCCTTCATGGAAATGGAGGATTTGCAGATTTTGTTGTCGTTTCTGAGGAGATGATACATAAATTACCTGATAATGTATCGTTAGAAGAAGGGGCTCTCATTGAGCCGACGGCGGTTGTTTTACAAGCCGTAAAAGAAAGTAGTATCAAATTAGGAGATCTAATTGCCATTTTTGGAGTAGGACCGATTGGACTATTAACGGTTATAGCAGCTAAGGCCGCTGGTGCCTCTACTATTATTGCTATAGATATTTCAGAAGAACGGCTTGAGCTAGCTAAAGGAATGGGAGCAGACTTTGTTATTAACGCGTCAGAGGAAAATGTCGTTAAAACGATTTTATCAACTTACGGCAGAGTCGATGTCGTCTATGAAGCTTCTGGGGTACAAGAATCATTTTTCAATGCAATAACCGTATTAAAAAAGGGTGGAGAAATGATGGTCGTTTCACTTTCTGCTGAACCAATTCAAGTCAATATGCTGCAATTTTTAACAAAGGAAATAAATTTAAAGGGATCACTAGCATATCGTCATATTTTTCCTCATGTCATCGCACTAATTAGTTCTGGTCAGTTGGATGTGAAAAAAATTATTACGAAAAAAATACCGATAGAAGCAATTGTGGAGGATGGGTTTAACCAATTACTAAGTGATAAAAGTCAAGCAAAAATATTAGTTAAGATGAATTGA
- a CDS encoding glycosyl hydrolase family 18 protein — MQIHLVSPGESLFGIAQAYNTTANAIAQANQLPNPDQLVGGQALIIPIVGRFHWIQPGESLWQISQLYGIPVETLLEVNQIQDTQNLSVGFRLYIPTQFLEKPTVDVGAYVDLQITGEDSPAVVDAVGEYLTFVQIFSYELNADGTLTSIDDQAIINTAYENRVVPLMVITNIKDGAFDTELVTTVLQSEQLQNRLLDEAIAIMEQKGYLGLDFDLEYLGAENREPYNELMRKAKVRLDERGYFLSSALAPQVEPGMVGVLYEGHDYAAHGEIADFVFLMTYEWGWTGGPPMAVAPIDQVRRVIEYAASVMPNDKIMMGIPLYGYDWTLPFVEGETRARAIDHQEAIELATTYNAVIEYDPVAQSPFFNYIDENGLEHEVWFEDARSMQAKFDLVKELGLGGFYYWVLGWDFPQNWLLIDENFEVRKRV; from the coding sequence GTGCAAATACATCTTGTTTCACCAGGAGAGTCACTATTCGGGATTGCTCAAGCCTATAATACAACGGCAAATGCAATCGCTCAAGCGAATCAGTTACCTAATCCTGATCAACTCGTAGGCGGCCAAGCGTTAATTATACCGATTGTCGGTAGGTTTCATTGGATTCAACCTGGGGAAAGCTTATGGCAAATTAGTCAACTTTATGGAATTCCAGTGGAAACTTTACTTGAAGTCAACCAAATACAAGACACTCAAAACCTGTCCGTCGGATTTAGGTTATATATCCCAACTCAGTTTCTGGAAAAGCCGACCGTTGATGTTGGTGCATATGTAGATTTACAAATAACGGGTGAGGATTCTCCAGCTGTTGTCGATGCGGTAGGTGAGTACTTAACATTTGTTCAAATTTTTAGTTACGAGTTAAATGCGGATGGTACATTGACATCAATAGATGACCAAGCAATTATTAATACGGCTTATGAAAATAGAGTTGTTCCATTAATGGTTATTACAAATATTAAGGACGGTGCTTTTGATACTGAACTCGTAACAACGGTGTTACAAAGTGAACAATTACAAAATCGTTTATTAGATGAAGCGATTGCTATTATGGAGCAAAAAGGATATTTAGGACTAGATTTTGACTTAGAATATTTAGGTGCAGAAAATCGTGAACCTTATAATGAACTCATGCGTAAAGCAAAAGTTAGGTTAGATGAGAGAGGATATTTTCTTTCGAGTGCACTGGCACCACAAGTGGAGCCTGGCATGGTAGGGGTTTTGTACGAAGGTCATGACTATGCTGCCCATGGTGAGATTGCAGATTTTGTGTTTTTAATGACCTACGAATGGGGTTGGACAGGTGGACCACCAATGGCGGTTGCACCGATTGATCAAGTGAGACGCGTCATTGAATATGCAGCATCCGTGATGCCAAACGACAAAATTATGATGGGGATCCCGCTTTATGGATATGACTGGACATTACCGTTTGTCGAAGGTGAGACGAGAGCGCGTGCGATCGATCATCAAGAAGCAATCGAGTTAGCAACAACGTATAATGCAGTAATTGAGTATGACCCAGTGGCCCAATCGCCTTTTTTTAATTATATCGATGAAAACGGGTTAGAGCATGAAGTCTGGTTTGAAGACGCCAGAAGCATGCAAGCTAAATTCGATTTGGTAAAAGAGTTGGGTTTAGGAGGGTTTTATTATTGGGTATTAGGCTGGGATTTCCCACAAAACTGGTTACTGATTGACGAAAACTTCGAGGTAAGAAAACGAGTATAA
- a CDS encoding DegV family protein: MCMKKIAWITDSTAYITEDLKNNPDVYVVPLAIIFWDDVFEDGISLTTEELYKKINQSKTVPKTSQPAVGRFVELYEKLKGEYEHAIAVHISSKLSGTLDSSMSASNMAEFPVEFIDSKSMSYAITSLLKTGIALCEQGMDVKTIAQQLREDADKGENYILLGSLEQFYKGGRMSGTQYLLGNLLQIKPIIRINQNGEFEVFEKVRSEKKAIRRLLEMIQLAHDKQPLREVQIMHGNIEEKAVAFEKDIKSKFPDMNIVIGEISSTIAAHAGEGTLAVIWQNKS; encoded by the coding sequence ATGTGTATGAAAAAAATTGCTTGGATTACTGATAGCACTGCCTATATAACAGAAGACTTAAAGAACAATCCTGATGTATATGTAGTTCCTCTTGCCATTATTTTTTGGGATGACGTATTCGAAGATGGTATTAGTTTAACAACCGAAGAATTATACAAAAAAATCAATCAATCGAAAACTGTACCTAAAACTTCCCAACCTGCTGTAGGTAGATTTGTAGAGCTCTATGAAAAACTAAAAGGCGAATATGAACATGCCATTGCTGTCCATATATCCAGCAAACTAAGTGGAACGTTAGATAGCAGTATGTCTGCAAGTAACATGGCTGAATTTCCTGTTGAATTCATCGATTCAAAATCAATGTCCTATGCGATAACGTCATTATTAAAAACAGGAATTGCGTTATGCGAACAAGGAATGGATGTAAAAACGATCGCCCAACAGCTTCGTGAAGATGCAGATAAAGGAGAAAACTATATTCTTTTAGGGAGCTTGGAACAGTTTTATAAAGGGGGAAGAATGTCGGGAACACAGTATTTATTAGGAAACTTACTACAAATCAAACCAATTATTCGCATAAACCAAAATGGCGAGTTCGAGGTCTTTGAAAAAGTTCGTTCAGAGAAAAAAGCAATTCGTAGATTATTAGAAATGATACAACTTGCACATGATAAACAGCCTCTACGTGAGGTTCAAATTATGCATGGCAATATCGAGGAAAAAGCAGTTGCTTTTGAAAAAGACATTAAAAGCAAGTTTCCAGATATGAATATCGTAATCGGTGAAATAAGTTCAACGATTGCAGCTCACGCTGGTGAAGGAACATTGGCTGTGATCTGGCAAAATAAATCATAG
- a CDS encoding patatin-like phospholipase family protein, with product METTGLVLEGGGMRGLYTAGVLEFFLEQKLFFPYVIGVSAGACMGASYVSKQKGRNKKVNIGLARDPRFLSFRNLLFKRQLFGMDFLFDEIPNKIVPFDYETFKKGPEQFVVGATDCETGEPLYFNKQQYNNDILTIIRASSSLPFVAPTVAYRGKTLLDGGIIDPIPIRKAQGDGFKKNVVIMTKAEDFKRKPSRSGQVAKLLYRRYPKISELLDKRHLIYNETVALLESQEQEGTVFVIKPSIEVPVSRIERKPERLLALYELGYEDAKKQYIKLFNWLS from the coding sequence ATGGAAACAACGGGATTAGTTTTAGAAGGTGGAGGTATGCGCGGTCTGTATACAGCTGGTGTTTTAGAGTTTTTCTTAGAACAGAAGCTGTTTTTCCCTTATGTTATTGGGGTATCAGCGGGAGCGTGTATGGGGGCGTCATATGTATCCAAGCAAAAGGGACGTAATAAGAAAGTTAATATTGGACTTGCCAGGGATCCCCGTTTTCTTTCGTTTCGTAATTTGCTTTTTAAAAGGCAATTGTTTGGTATGGATTTTCTTTTTGACGAAATTCCTAACAAAATTGTTCCTTTTGATTATGAAACGTTCAAAAAAGGGCCCGAACAATTTGTAGTGGGGGCGACGGACTGTGAAACGGGGGAACCACTTTATTTTAACAAACAGCAATATAACAATGATATTTTGACTATCATACGTGCATCAAGTTCTTTACCGTTTGTTGCACCTACTGTAGCTTATCGGGGGAAAACCTTATTAGATGGTGGCATCATCGATCCGATTCCGATTAGAAAAGCACAGGGAGATGGCTTTAAGAAAAACGTAGTCATTATGACAAAAGCCGAAGATTTTAAAAGGAAACCTAGCAGATCTGGGCAGGTCGCAAAACTTCTTTATCGTCGTTATCCTAAGATTAGTGAGCTCCTTGATAAACGGCATTTAATTTATAATGAAACAGTAGCTTTACTTGAATCACAAGAACAAGAGGGGACCGTTTTTGTTATAAAACCGAGTATAGAAGTTCCTGTCAGTCGAATTGAACGGAAGCCAGAGCGGCTATTGGCTTTATATGAGCTAGGATATGAAGATGCAAAAAAACAATATATTAAACTTTTCAATTGGTTGAGTTAA
- a CDS encoding HD domain-containing protein has translation MEKHEQIKQTENFVHNELTGEASGHDWWHIYRVTKLAKKMAVVEEADLFICEMAALLHDIADEKLNDSEEAGLKKVEDWLNEINVEEKDITHIMEIIASMSFKGGGQPPVRTLEGKVVQDADRLDALGAIGIARTFTFGGAKGNIIYDPSVKPREGMSKEEYQKRDNTAVNHFYEKLLKLKDLMNTSYGKQLAEARHHFMEQFLDHFYKEWEGER, from the coding sequence ATGGAGAAGCATGAACAGATAAAACAAACTGAAAACTTTGTACATAATGAATTAACTGGTGAGGCGAGTGGACATGACTGGTGGCATATTTATCGAGTCACAAAGCTTGCCAAAAAGATGGCAGTAGTAGAAGAAGCAGACCTCTTTATTTGCGAAATGGCCGCACTTCTTCATGATATTGCAGATGAAAAGTTGAATGATAGCGAAGAAGCAGGATTAAAAAAAGTAGAGGATTGGTTAAACGAAATAAATGTAGAAGAAAAGGATATAACACATATTATGGAAATCATCGCTTCGATGTCTTTTAAAGGGGGCGGACAACCTCCAGTAAGGACGTTAGAAGGGAAAGTTGTTCAAGATGCCGACCGACTTGATGCCCTCGGAGCGATTGGGATTGCAAGAACGTTCACTTTTGGAGGGGCAAAGGGGAATATTATTTATGACCCTTCTGTTAAACCTAGAGAAGGTATGAGTAAAGAAGAATATCAAAAAAGAGATAATACGGCTGTAAATCATTTTTATGAGAAGTTATTAAAGTTAAAAGATTTAATGAATACTTCCTACGGTAAACAACTAGCAGAAGCTCGCCATCATTTCATGGAACAATTTCTAGACCATTTTTATAAAGAGTGGGAAGGCGAGCGTTAG
- a CDS encoding aromatic acid exporter family protein, with product MTSWIQSFLGKRLLKTGIAVFLTALICQWLDWPVVFAVIAAIVTVEPTVHASIQKGKIRLPAAAIGAAIAMSFDFLFGNVPLTFALSAFFTIYICHKLRWDDAILVATLTAIAMIPMTSESFFIAFLIRIATTSIGIVVSTLVNLIIWPPNFMKEITADCHKLFTETIELIEDTLQYQLTKDRNRQVLKIRFERLSKGIERTNETIRLQREDLRYRKRNVANAKTLYDLELQIDLLHKVSFHIGDILSVSEQQSMPKEDKAILQKAWLHIKEAYEKRIMDHHIESNVRSLLYSLIYDHRDKEEILSKSTTVAYEILAIYHLLVEYEGRRERQN from the coding sequence ATGACTAGTTGGATTCAATCATTTCTTGGAAAACGCCTATTAAAAACAGGAATCGCTGTTTTTTTAACAGCTTTAATTTGCCAGTGGCTTGATTGGCCGGTTGTTTTTGCTGTCATCGCAGCGATTGTTACTGTTGAACCGACTGTTCATGCTTCAATTCAAAAGGGAAAAATTCGACTTCCTGCAGCTGCGATAGGTGCTGCTATTGCGATGAGCTTTGATTTTTTATTTGGAAATGTACCACTAACATTTGCCCTATCAGCTTTTTTCACTATTTACATTTGCCACAAACTACGTTGGGATGATGCCATTTTAGTTGCGACATTAACGGCCATTGCCATGATCCCGATGACTTCTGAAAGTTTTTTCATTGCTTTTTTAATACGAATTGCAACAACTTCAATAGGAATTGTCGTTTCGACTCTTGTTAATTTAATTATTTGGCCTCCTAATTTTATGAAGGAAATAACAGCGGATTGCCACAAACTGTTTACTGAAACCATTGAGCTAATTGAAGATACCTTGCAATATCAATTAACGAAAGATCGCAATCGGCAAGTTCTGAAAATCCGTTTTGAACGTTTAAGTAAAGGGATTGAACGGACGAATGAAACAATACGACTACAGCGTGAAGACTTAAGGTACCGTAAACGAAATGTCGCAAATGCTAAAACTCTTTACGACCTAGAACTACAAATTGATTTATTACATAAAGTTTCTTTCCATATTGGAGATATTTTATCCGTTTCTGAACAGCAATCCATGCCAAAAGAAGATAAAGCTATTCTACAAAAAGCATGGTTACATATTAAAGAAGCGTATGAAAAAAGAATTATGGATCATCATATTGAGTCCAATGTAAGGTCACTACTTTATTCACTCATTTATGATCATCGAGATAAAGAGGAAATTTTGTCCAAAAGCACAACCGTTGCTTATGAAATCCTAGCTATCTATCATTTGTTAGTTGAGTACGAAGGTCGTCGCGAGCGTCAAAACTAA
- a CDS encoding deoxyribonuclease IV, producing the protein MYVGSHISIRNGYFSAAKTAHSIGASAFQYFPKNPRSLKVKNFDIDDAKQCAQFCMKHDIRSIAHTPYPTKLIPETKDEEELIVASVKNDLEIAEACNSVGIVVHFGTTKKLEPLEGYQKMIKMLDQILINWEGSTLLLIENNAGAGTEMGLTFEEMVQIRNLSDYPEKIGFCFDTCHAFASGLWDGDNWKDLLVRGMELDYFAHLKAIHFNNSKYPYASRKDRHASIINGHITKEQWQDFLSTPFIKEIPLILETPNDEPNIHENEIQFIKKWISTVKKD; encoded by the coding sequence ATGTATGTTGGGAGTCATATTAGTATACGGAACGGGTATTTTTCAGCTGCCAAAACAGCCCATAGCATTGGAGCTTCTGCCTTTCAATACTTCCCGAAAAACCCTCGTAGTCTTAAAGTAAAAAATTTTGATATCGATGATGCGAAGCAATGTGCCCAATTTTGTATGAAACACGATATAAGGTCAATTGCTCACACTCCTTATCCTACTAAGCTGATACCAGAAACCAAAGACGAAGAAGAGTTAATAGTAGCTTCTGTAAAAAACGACTTAGAAATTGCCGAAGCATGTAATTCGGTTGGCATCGTTGTACACTTTGGGACCACAAAAAAACTTGAACCTTTAGAAGGATACCAAAAAATGATTAAAATGCTAGATCAGATCCTAATCAATTGGGAGGGAAGTACATTACTACTCATCGAAAATAACGCTGGTGCTGGTACTGAAATGGGTCTTACGTTTGAAGAAATGGTGCAAATCCGCAATCTTTCAGACTACCCAGAAAAAATTGGTTTTTGCTTTGATACTTGTCATGCTTTTGCGAGTGGTTTATGGGATGGGGATAACTGGAAAGATTTATTAGTGAGAGGTATGGAATTGGATTATTTTGCTCATTTAAAAGCCATTCATTTTAACAACTCTAAATATCCCTATGCCTCAAGAAAAGACCGTCACGCCAGCATTATTAATGGTCATATAACCAAAGAGCAGTGGCAGGATTTCCTTTCCACACCTTTCATAAAAGAAATCCCTCTTATTCTTGAGACACCTAATGATGAACCAAACATTCATGAAAACGAAATTCAATTCATTAAAAAGTGGATAAGCACTGTAAAAAAAGATTGA
- a CDS encoding Fpg/Nei family DNA glycosylase, with the protein MPELPEMETYKKLLNEKISGNVISHVIVNREKTININVEPFQQQLLNKKVLQVKRRAKHLIFELDSGMNLLLHLMLGGWIYFGNEQDEPDRTKQVILSFPEGNLYFIGLRLGYLHLLNPQQLQGKLSEIGQEPLDPNFTYDSFLQLIASRRGMLKTTLINQSFLAGIGNCYSDEICFQAKLKPTNKFNDLNELQTKNLYHSIITILQSGIQQGGYMDSPFTNNDPLTGGYRTLVYDKEGQPCPRCNTPIILEHVSSKKTFYCRICQL; encoded by the coding sequence ATGCCAGAATTACCTGAAATGGAAACATATAAAAAGTTACTCAACGAAAAAATAAGTGGAAATGTCATATCCCATGTTATTGTCAATCGTGAAAAAACAATTAATATCAACGTAGAACCTTTTCAGCAACAGCTTCTAAATAAGAAAGTACTTCAAGTGAAACGAAGGGCAAAACACTTAATATTTGAACTCGATTCAGGAATGAATTTGCTCCTTCATTTAATGTTAGGAGGTTGGATTTACTTCGGTAACGAACAAGATGAACCAGATCGGACCAAACAAGTCATCCTGTCATTTCCAGAAGGAAATCTTTATTTCATTGGACTTCGACTTGGCTATTTGCATTTATTAAATCCGCAACAATTACAAGGAAAGTTAAGCGAAATTGGTCAAGAGCCATTAGATCCAAACTTTACTTACGACTCATTTTTACAGCTTATCGCTTCTCGTAGGGGAATGTTAAAAACAACATTAATTAATCAGTCATTTCTTGCAGGAATCGGCAATTGCTATTCTGATGAAATTTGCTTTCAAGCAAAGCTTAAACCAACTAATAAATTTAACGATTTAAATGAATTGCAAACTAAAAATTTGTATCATTCTATAATTACAATCCTTCAATCAGGAATTCAGCAAGGAGGTTATATGGATTCTCCATTCACAAATAACGATCCATTAACTGGGGGTTACAGAACACTTGTCTACGATAAAGAAGGTCAACCTTGCCCAAGATGTAATACCCCTATCATATTAGAACACGTGTCTTCAAAAAAGACGTTTTACTGTCGAATTTGCCAATTATAA
- a CDS encoding SDR family NAD(P)-dependent oxidoreductase — MSLFDLSGKTAIITGAGRGIGRSIALGLADAGSQVVICSRTTEELEEVAEEIKRKNREVEIVPCDITIPSDIDRVVERAKERFGKIDILINNAGITVKKPAEEYTIDDWNKIIAVNLTGVFLFAQKVGIEMLAQQQGTIINISSIASKTAITNSIAYGASKGGVNMITKTLASEWATRGVRVNGIAPAYIETPLVKNIKDTKPEFVENIEQRTPMNRLGKPDEIVGAAVFLASEASSYMTGETIFLDGGWTAIGM, encoded by the coding sequence ATGAGTTTATTTGATTTAAGTGGAAAAACAGCAATCATAACTGGTGCAGGCAGAGGAATTGGGAGGAGTATTGCTTTAGGTTTAGCGGATGCTGGTAGCCAAGTAGTGATTTGTAGTAGAACAACAGAAGAGTTAGAAGAAGTAGCTGAAGAAATCAAAAGGAAAAATCGCGAAGTAGAAATTGTACCATGCGATATTACGATTCCAAGTGATATTGATCGAGTAGTAGAACGGGCAAAAGAACGTTTCGGAAAAATAGATATCCTTATTAATAATGCTGGAATTACTGTCAAAAAGCCTGCTGAAGAGTATACAATAGACGATTGGAACAAAATTATTGCAGTTAATTTAACTGGCGTTTTTCTTTTTGCTCAAAAGGTAGGAATCGAAATGCTAGCTCAGCAGCAAGGTACAATTATTAATATCTCTTCAATTGCTTCAAAAACTGCTATTACTAATTCTATTGCGTATGGAGCTAGTAAAGGTGGGGTGAATATGATTACGAAAACACTCGCATCAGAATGGGCTACAAGAGGAGTACGTGTTAATGGAATTGCCCCAGCATATATTGAAACTCCATTAGTGAAAAATATAAAAGATACTAAACCAGAATTTGTAGAAAATATTGAGCAAAGAACCCCGATGAACCGCTTAGGAAAGCCAGACGAAATTGTAGGAGCTGCCGTATTTCTAGCGTCAGAAGCTTCATCTTATATGACTGGTGAAACTATTTTTCTAGATGGTGGTTGGACGGCTATTGGAATGTAA
- a CDS encoding IS1182 family transposase, with protein sequence MIQHQQVNLSPYMAIYDIVVPKDNVLRKINDLVDFSFVYEELVDKYCLDNGRNAIHPIRMFKYLLLKCIHNVSDIDIVERSKYDMSFKYFLDMAPEDPVIDPSSLTKFRKLRLKDVNLLDMLINKTVEIAIEKEIIKSKSIIVDATHTKSRYNQKSAKEVLIDRSKNLRKTIYQIDETMKSKFPTKTTSDVLEDQIEYCEKLIKVIEKEETICEFPKVKETLNLLKETIADDIEHLQLSKDEDAKTGHKTSDSAFFGYKTHISLSEERIITAAVITTGEKNDGKQLETLIEKSMEAGMEVDTVIGDAAYSEKGNIEYTKTNEMKLVAKLNPVVTQGNRKKEDEFEFNKDAGMYVCKAGHMAIRKARTGKKGVAKNQKHTYYFDIEKCKVCPLKDGCYKEGAKAKTYSVTIKSDVHTEQIAFQESDYFKEKSSERYKIEAKNSELKHRHGYDVASSSGLVGMEIQGAMAMFTVNLKRILKLIG encoded by the coding sequence ATGATTCAACATCAACAAGTAAACTTAAGTCCTTATATGGCGATTTATGACATAGTAGTACCGAAGGATAATGTTTTAAGAAAAATCAATGACTTAGTCGATTTTTCTTTTGTATATGAAGAATTAGTAGATAAATATTGCCTAGATAATGGACGTAATGCGATCCATCCTATTCGCATGTTCAAATACTTATTATTAAAATGTATCCACAACGTATCAGATATTGATATTGTCGAACGCTCAAAATATGATATGTCATTCAAATATTTTTTAGATATGGCGCCAGAAGATCCAGTGATTGATCCAAGTTCCTTAACGAAGTTTCGAAAACTGCGATTAAAGGATGTAAATTTATTAGACATGCTAATCAATAAAACTGTTGAGATCGCAATCGAAAAAGAAATTATAAAAAGTAAATCTATCATTGTAGATGCTACCCATACTAAGTCTCGTTACAACCAAAAATCAGCTAAAGAAGTGCTGATTGATCGCTCTAAAAATCTAAGAAAGACCATTTATCAAATAGATGAAACAATGAAAAGTAAATTCCCAACCAAAACAACATCAGATGTATTAGAAGATCAAATTGAGTATTGTGAAAAGCTAATTAAAGTCATTGAAAAAGAAGAGACTATCTGTGAATTCCCCAAGGTGAAAGAAACATTAAACCTACTTAAAGAAACGATAGCTGATGATATTGAACATCTACAATTATCCAAAGATGAAGATGCTAAAACAGGACATAAAACATCGGACTCAGCATTTTTTGGTTATAAAACACACATTTCCTTAAGTGAAGAAAGAATTATTACTGCAGCAGTTATCACAACAGGAGAAAAGAATGACGGAAAGCAACTAGAAACCTTAATTGAAAAAAGTATGGAAGCAGGTATGGAAGTTGATACTGTGATTGGTGATGCAGCTTATTCGGAAAAAGGAAATATTGAATATACAAAAACAAACGAAATGAAGTTAGTAGCTAAACTCAACCCTGTTGTCACTCAAGGTAATCGAAAAAAAGAAGATGAATTTGAGTTTAATAAAGATGCTGGTATGTATGTTTGTAAGGCTGGACACATGGCTATCAGGAAAGCACGAACTGGAAAAAAAGGTGTAGCGAAAAACCAAAAACACACATATTACTTTGATATAGAAAAATGTAAGGTGTGTCCATTAAAAGATGGCTGTTATAAGGAAGGAGCAAAAGCCAAAACATATTCTGTTACAATTAAATCGGATGTACACACAGAACAAATAGCTTTTCAAGAAAGTGATTACTTTAAAGAAAAATCCTCAGAGCGTTATAAAATAGAAGCAAAAAATAGTGAATTAAAACACCGGCACGGGTATGATGTAGCGTCATCTTCGGGTCTCGTTGGCATGGAGATTCAGGGAGCCATGGCTATGTTTACGGTGAATTTGAAAAGAATTCTGAAGTTAATTGGATAA
- a CDS encoding ABC transporter permease: MDFLQILALIIPAAIFSAAPLIFTAIGGLFSERSGVVNIGLEGLMVIGAFVGIVATLTLEGMGLGAASPWIAFLFAIVAGVLFSLFHAFASITLKADQIVSGVALNFLALGLAVFLVKNIYQKGQTDFVQNLIYRINVPILSDIPIIGRLFFSNAYVTSYIAILMAFIVWYIVFYTPFGLRLRSVGEHPMAADTMGINVIKMRYIGVMLSGAFAAMGGAVFALTISGNFAGGTIAGQGFMALAALIFGKWHPLGALGAALFFGLAQSISIVGQQIPLLQDIPQVFLLIAPYVLTILALAGLVGRADSPKAIGKPYEKGSR, encoded by the coding sequence ATGGATTTTCTTCAAATACTAGCGTTAATTATTCCAGCTGCGATTTTCTCTGCTGCTCCTCTCATATTTACAGCAATCGGTGGTTTGTTTAGTGAACGTTCAGGTGTTGTTAATATTGGATTAGAGGGCTTAATGGTAATTGGTGCCTTTGTTGGAATTGTTGCAACCCTAACTCTTGAAGGGATGGGTTTAGGAGCTGCCTCCCCATGGATTGCCTTTTTATTTGCCATTGTTGCAGGTGTTTTGTTCTCCTTGTTTCATGCATTTGCCTCTATTACGTTAAAGGCAGACCAAATTGTCAGTGGAGTGGCACTTAACTTTTTAGCACTCGGATTGGCTGTATTTTTAGTTAAGAACATCTATCAAAAAGGACAAACCGATTTTGTTCAAAACTTAATCTATCGTATCAATGTTCCGATATTGAGCGATATTCCAATAATAGGAAGGTTATTCTTTTCCAATGCTTATGTTACTTCTTATATTGCAATCCTTATGGCATTCATCGTATGGTATATCGTTTTTTATACCCCTTTTGGACTTCGCCTTCGTTCAGTTGGTGAGCATCCGATGGCTGCAGATACGATGGGAATTAACGTAATTAAAATGCGTTATATTGGAGTTATGCTTAGTGGTGCGTTTGCAGCAATGGGTGGTGCTGTGTTTGCTTTAACGATTTCAGGCAACTTTGCAGGGGGTACCATTGCAGGACAAGGATTTATGGCCCTAGCCGCATTAATTTTTGGAAAATGGCACCCACTAGGTGCATTAGGTGCTGCCCTTTTCTTTGGTCTTGCTCAGTCTATTAGTATTGTTGGACAGCAAATTCCACTGTTACAAGACATTCCTCAAGTCTTCTTACTCATTGCACCTTATGTATTAACGATTCTAGCTCTTGCTGGACTTGTAGGTAGAGCAGACTCTCCAAAAGCAATCGGAAAACCCTATGAAAAAGGCTCTAGATAA